From Lagenorhynchus albirostris chromosome 15, mLagAlb1.1, whole genome shotgun sequence, one genomic window encodes:
- the MOSPD3 gene encoding motile sperm domain-containing protein 3, with protein sequence MRRGAPQDQELVGPGAPGRGSRGAPPPSGPVVPVLVFPPDLVFRADQRSGSRQLLTLYNPTGAALRFRVLCTAPAKYTVFDAEGYVKPQSCIDIVIRHVAPNPSHYDVQDRFRIELSEEGTDGRVVGRKDITSVLRAPAYPLELQGQPDPTPHPEPPSWTAPPTAQHFPENPLPHLATSSFLLFLLMGTVSVAFLLLPLQDELGSQLPQILHVSLGQKLVAAYVLGLLTMVFLRT encoded by the exons ATGCGCCGTGGGGCGCCCCAGGACCAGGAGCTGGTGGGTCCGGGGGCTCCTGGGCGGGGGTCCCGGGGCGCCCCTCCTCCCTCGGGACCTGTTGTCCCGGTCCTCGTCTTTCCCCCGGATCTAGTATTCAGGGCGGACCAGCGGAGTGGATCTCGGCAGCTGCTGACCCTCTATAACCCCACGGGAGCAGCGCTTCGCTTCCGAG TCCTGTGCACAGCACCTGCCAAATACACAGTATTTGACGCGGAAGGATATGTGAAGCCTCAGTCCTGCATTGACAT TGTGATTCGCCACGTGGCCCCCAATCCCAGCCACTATGACGTCCAGGACCGCTTCCGCATTGAGCTGTCTGAGGAGGGAACAGACGGCCGAGTGGTGGGGCGCAAGGACATCACCTCGGTTCTGAGGGCCCCAGCGTACCCCCTTGAGCTTCAGGGACAGCCTGACCCAACGCCGCACCCAGAGCCTCCTTCCTGGACAGCACCACCCACGGCTCAGCACTTCCCAGAGA ACCCCCTCCCGCACCTGGCCAccagctccttcctcctcttcttgctGATGGGCACAGTCTCTGTGGCCTTCCTGCTGCTGCCGCTCCAGGATGAACTTGGCAGCCAGCTGCCCCAAATCCTTCACGTCTCCCTGGGACAGAAGTTGGTGGCAGCCTACGTCTTGG GCCTCCTGACCATGGTGTTCCTCCGGACCTGA